A window of Gymnogyps californianus isolate 813 chromosome 28, ASM1813914v2, whole genome shotgun sequence genomic DNA:
GACTTGAGCCCCCAAGGATCTTCATGCCCTGCATTGGCATCTCAGCCTGAGTGCCCAGCAACTGCCTCTGGGAGGGAAGAGTCATTGGATTTGAGACTGCATTCCCCAaagcctgctgctctcccacagTCATGTCCAGCTCAGACCCTCTTTCTGACAAGGGCTGTGCACAGTGGGTAAATTTTCTAAGCCCATCTCCCTGCCTCAATATCTCTCAGCCTGAGGTCAGGTCCAACTTGCAAGCAGTGCAGCTGAGGGCTTTACCCCTTCCCGTTAGCGACCTTAGTGAGACCAGTGCCAGGGAGCTCTGCTGGGAGAGCTCAGCCAGGGCTGATTCCCCTCTCCATGGATCTGCTTTGGAGCTGAGGCTCTAGTGGAGCTGAGGGCCAAcctctttgctttctcatgAGGTTACAGGCACTGTGGAGGAGGGAAGGCCAGGGGAGGTGTGTACCTAGAATTTAGCAAGACCTTTGACAGCCTCTCTCATACTTCCTTTATGACCAAATTAGTGACAAATGGGTTCAGTGCTAAGGTGGGTGGAAAATTGTCTGGACTACCAGGCTCAGAGAGTTGTGACCTTGGTGCAAAGCCCAGCTGACCGACACTTATTAGTGGGGTCTAGTAGTAGGGATCAGTAGTAACACCAATACCATGTAGTGTTTTCATGAACGCCTTGAGTAGTGGGCAGTGGGGAACTCCCAGCAAGTCTGTGGATAACACCCAGCAAGGGGAAGGGGCTGTAACTGTCGGACATGGCTCCTGTTCAAAGGACCTGGACAGGCTCGAGAAATGGGCTGACTGGAAGCTCATGAAGGCCAAAAAGAGCAAGGGCAAGTTTTTGCATCTGATGCACGAACCAGCCCATGCAGTCATgcaggctgggggctggctgCCTAGGAAGTACACCCACAGAAAAGGATGTGGGGTTTTAGGAGATGCCCAGCTGAACATGAGACAGCAAGTGTGCCTTTGCAGCAAGGAAGTTCAACTGCATCCTGAGCTGTGTTCGTcaaagtgttgccagcaggtccaGGAAGGTGACCCTGTGCCTCTGGCCCttgtgagaccacatctggagtactgcatccaggtTGGGGTGCCCTGATCTTAGAAGGAGATCTCCGTACTGAAGCAAGTCCAACAAAGGCTACCAAGTCGATTAGGGGAGTGACAAACCTGACAtgcgaggagaggctgagagaagtGGGCCTGTCCATcttggagaagggaaggctcaggggagaccttcttgctTTCTACAACTACTTGttcagaggagacagagaaggTGGACCTAGTCTCTGGAAGTGCCCAGGAGATAGAACATGGGGAGTTCTGATTAAGCAATAGGCTAGAAGAAATAACAAGAACTGGAATGGGTTTCCCAGGAATGTTGTGCAATCTCCATCCAAGGAGGTACTCAAGGCTGGACTGAATGTGaccttgagcaacctgatctaacaGGATCTGTTCTGAATGGGGGATTGATCTAggtgacctctggaggtcccttctcACCTACATTCTGACTGAGTAACTCCCACCTTGCCCTCCCTGACCCCTGCACACCCATGGGCACCCTTGTCCTCGCATCCCCTTTACCACGACACAGCTTTTAGGCATCGTGCTGGGACTGCAGAGAGGCCGCTGAAGGGAGGctctcagcctcctctctgccatCCGCAGGGAATCCGTGGCTGCTCTTCCCAGCCCCCGAGCTCGCAGACAGCTCTGGGCAGCTGGTCCATCTCCCGGGTGAGGGCCCTACTGCTGTCCCCGGCTGCCCCTGGTGCTGTACATGCTGCTTCTTGCTGGGGTGGCCTTGCTGGAGGACAGGGAAGTCCAATTCCCAGGAGACAAACTTGTGCCCGTGCAGAGCCCCTGAGCACTCTCAGCCAGGGCGAGAGCCCGAGCGGCGCTGGcgcagggctcagccccggggcggAGCTGGCggtggcagagaggagagggagagggagagggagagggagagggagagggagagggagagggagaggagaggagaggagaggagaggagaggagaggagaggagacgGAGAAGAGAGGAGGCGGCGCGGCCGGAGCAAAGAGCCGGGACTGGTGCAGGGCAGCGAGGCGCGGGTGGCGGAGCGGCGGGATGCGGCGGTGCCGGGGCGCAGGGCTGGCGGGGCTGGCCGCAGTGCTCCTGGGTGTgtggggctggtggtggtggatgggggccggggctgtgcctggggtgttccccagggagcccagcaccacctcttccctctccttcttcagcgtctccttcccccctccccgcctctcACCATCCCTCGTCCCCCTTTCCAAACCCTCTGAGTCCTCTCTTCTTGTTCCCACTCTTTCTCTACCACCTCTGTCAGTGCGAGCCCACTTCCATGCACGCCTGCTTTTCCATGCACCCTCTCCTTGCCCTGTGCATTCAGCAGTTCTTATTGCCCTGACTATAGCTCTCTCTCCTTCACTCTAACCACCCGTCTCcctgtctcctcttcctctcttcatcCATCCATGCACCCATTTTTTGACCCATCTCTCCATGCATCTAGCATCCTTAGCCCCTCTTTTTACTGACACCCCTCTCTCAgctcttcctctgtttccttcGTATCTGTAGGCACAAGTTTGCCTTCCTGCACCGTGCCATACACTCACTCATGCCACTGTGCATCCAGCATTTATTCGTGTTCGGAATTCAGCCCTCCATCCTTCACTGTAACACACTCAACTCTcctgtctcctcttcctctctccatccatccatccatgcaCCTGACTTTCATTCTATCTCTGCACACATCGATTTCAAATTCCGTCCCAGACTTCTCCCCTCACTCCACACATCTACACCGGGATCACTCTCCATCCCTGTTGGCACATGTCTCTGTCCATTCCAGTCTGGCTCTGTCTCTCTGCCACTGTTCCTGACTGTTTCTCTGGGAAAAGAGCCATCAGAGCTGGGCAATCGTTGGTGATCTTTgccctttcccccttctttctcGGTAGTGGCAGTGGGCAGAGCCCAGGTGCAGCAGGAGCCGTCGGCAGAGACCACCGAGGGCACCGGCATCGGCATCAGCTGCTCACACCCCAACATACAGACCGGAGACTTCATCCACTGGTACCGTCAGCTCCCGGGCCGAGGCCCTGCATTCCTCGTGAGCGGCACTAAAGGGTCCAAAGAGCTGCAGGACCCTGCGGGGCGGCTGTCGGTGGCTGCTGACCGCCAGTCCAACGCCCTGTGGCTCGCCTGGCCCCGGCACGGGGATGCAGCGGTGTATTACTGCACCTTGGGAGACACGGGGAGaggagccagggctgcagcctcgCCCCGCCCGGCCCACCCAGCGCTGGGCCCCAGGGCGGTTCCCCCATCGACTGGCACCGCCACCGCCACCGGCTTCAGCATCAACCGTAGCACTGGCATCACCAGGTCCCCCTTGGAGTCAAAGCCTGGGCTCAGCCCCTCTTCGCATTGATGGCTGCTGTGGATCTGTGCTCCTGAAGGCAGCAACGAGCCACGCTTGGTCAGCGCTACAGAGGGAGAGTGAGATGGTCTGTgcaaggtggggaggggagcagggcagtTCCCACAAGGCTCTCTTGCTTCCCCAGAAAGGGCTCAGACTGTGCTGGGTAACGTGGCATCCTCTGGCCTGTCTGTAAAGGCCTGCCAGCGTTGTCTCAGAAATGCATCACAGAGGGCACAGATTCCCATCCCGCCCATGTCAGGCTGGTTCTCCTCTTGCCTCTGTCCTCCTCTTGCCAAGGATGCTCAGCTGTTTTTGCCTTTCACAAAGGCAAAGTGACAGCTGGAGATCCTTCACGTGAGGACGTGGCACAGGGATTTCATGGTGCCATGGATAAACTAATCTCAAATGCTCCAGAGAGATGCTCAGCTTAGTGGGTGTCTCATCACAGCTTAgcttgctgatgataccaaactgggaggtgctgttgactctctcgagggacaagaggccttgcagagggatctagataaATTGGAGCACTGGGCAATCATTAATGGCATGAAATGTAATAAGACTCAATGCCAGATTCTGCCCCTGGGATGGAGTCACACCGGACACAGGTATAAACtgggagagcagccctgcagaaagggatctgggggtgctggttgacagcaaGCTCAagaggagtcagcagtgtgccctggcagccaagagggcaaaccgcctcctggggtgcatcaaacacagtacaaccagccggtcaagagaggtgcttatcccgctgtatttagtgttggtgcggcctcaccttgagtccTGCGTGCAATGCTGGGCCGCACAATTTAAACTTGAAagcgtccagaggagggcaacaaagctggtgaaagggctggaaggcatgtcctatgaggagcggctgaggactttgggtttgtctggtctggagaaaaggaggctgaggggtgacctcactGCTctttacagcttcctgaggagggaggtgctgatctcttctccttGATATGCAGAGACAGGAagcgtgggaatggttcaaagctgtgtcaGAGGTGGTTCAAatttgacattaggaagcatttcttcactgagagaGTGGTCAACCACTGgcacaggcttcctggagaggtgatCAATGACGcgtgcctgtcagtgtttaagaggcattttgacaatgcccttaataacatgctttatcttttggtcagccctgaagtggtcgagcagttggactagatgattgttgtaggtcccttcaAGTGaaattcctttcccttttccttttcct
This region includes:
- the LOC127026636 gene encoding uncharacterized protein LOC127026636, giving the protein MRRCRGAGLAGLAAVLLVAVGRAQVQQEPSAETTEGTGIGISCSHPNIQTGDFIHWYRQLPGRGPAFLVSGTKGSKELQDPAGRLSVAADRQSNALWLAWPRHGDAAVYYCTLVTPLGLFVALLARSGSAPGFDPVPPNHDPRKILAHHIPEHPSRLSGNEAARTVEERIKELLLPVGHTYQGKNSFREGGQALEYFVRRGYGFSVIGSVQNLPGLGLE